A single Tenacibaculum sp. 190524A02b DNA region contains:
- a CDS encoding HAMP domain-containing sensor histidine kinase, translating into MSKKNFFVIVILMSISLIGIISVQLYWIKDAIKNKQQQFENDVTIALAKTSERIKEREENEAFREYSKFLETDRFRTDAEVKNFLFKEIDTTGNKSFIFGTYVEENYKIPTGFSVNDSTFIKKITGKQDFLYVQALQSKNDFSASYNEKRFSTYKRYDKWDKMQYSEIFKQRKRFYPIYKRVSNKELNNTLKEEFTKRNITQDFKYGVYEDGFATPLKSGYFNIQPDDNFYYPLLEDENGNSKYKLYVKFPNKRENMLSGMMKILLLSLLFIGIIIAAFSTSLYQLVRQKKISEIKTDFINNMTHEFKTPIATINLALDAIKNPRIIKDEDKVKRYVQMIRDENKRMHGQVENVLRISKLEKNQIEISKDATDMQDIITEAIEHIQLLVDDKNGTVTTNFKAISSEVLGNQFHLTNVAVNILENAVKYSEDAPKIDVITENTNKYFIFKVKDQGIGMSRNAQKYVFNKFYREHKGNIHNVKGHGLGLAYVKEIIDNHHGTVYVESEKSKGSTFTVKLPLI; encoded by the coding sequence ATGAGTAAAAAAAACTTCTTCGTAATTGTTATTTTAATGAGTATTTCTCTTATAGGAATCATTTCTGTTCAATTATATTGGATAAAAGATGCTATTAAAAATAAACAACAACAATTTGAGAACGATGTTACCATAGCCTTGGCTAAAACCTCTGAAAGAATAAAGGAACGAGAAGAAAATGAAGCCTTTAGAGAGTACAGTAAATTTTTAGAAACTGATCGATTTAGAACTGATGCTGAAGTTAAAAATTTCCTATTCAAAGAAATAGATACTACAGGTAATAAAAGCTTTATTTTTGGAACCTACGTTGAAGAAAATTACAAAATCCCTACTGGTTTTTCAGTTAACGACTCTACCTTTATAAAAAAAATAACGGGAAAACAAGACTTTTTATACGTGCAAGCTCTTCAATCTAAAAATGATTTTTCTGCAAGTTATAACGAAAAAAGATTTTCAACCTACAAAAGATATGATAAATGGGATAAAATGCAGTATTCAGAAATTTTCAAACAACGTAAACGTTTTTACCCTATTTATAAAAGAGTTAGCAATAAAGAATTAAATAATACGTTAAAAGAGGAGTTTACTAAAAGAAACATTACTCAGGATTTCAAATACGGTGTATATGAAGACGGATTTGCAACCCCTTTAAAATCAGGATACTTCAACATACAACCTGACGATAATTTTTACTATCCATTACTTGAAGATGAAAATGGAAATAGCAAATATAAACTTTATGTAAAATTTCCAAACAAGAGAGAAAACATGCTTTCTGGAATGATGAAAATTTTATTACTCTCATTATTGTTTATTGGTATAATTATTGCTGCATTTTCTACATCATTATATCAACTAGTGAGACAGAAAAAAATATCAGAAATTAAAACTGATTTTATAAATAATATGACACACGAGTTTAAAACACCTATTGCCACTATCAATTTAGCTTTAGATGCTATAAAAAATCCTCGAATTATAAAAGATGAGGATAAGGTAAAGCGATACGTTCAAATGATTCGTGATGAAAATAAGCGCATGCATGGTCAAGTTGAAAATGTTCTTCGAATTTCAAAGTTAGAAAAAAACCAAATTGAAATTAGTAAGGATGCTACCGATATGCAAGACATTATAACAGAAGCTATTGAACATATTCAACTTTTAGTTGATGATAAAAACGGAACTGTAACGACTAATTTTAAAGCAATATCTTCCGAAGTTTTAGGAAATCAATTTCATTTAACTAATGTGGCTGTTAACATTCTTGAGAATGCAGTAAAATACTCTGAAGATGCACCTAAAATTGATGTTATAACCGAAAACACAAATAAATACTTTATCTTTAAGGTAAAAGATCAAGGTATTGGAATGAGTAGAAATGCTCAAAAATATGTATTTAATAAATTTTACAGAGAACATAAAGGAAACATTCACAATGTAAAAGGGCACGGATTAGGATTAGCCTATGTAAAAGAAATAATAGACAACCACCATGGCACCGTTTATGTTGAGAGTGAAAAAAGTAAAGGAAGCACATTTACAGTTAAATTACCATTAATATAA
- a CDS encoding response regulator transcription factor, with protein sequence MGSKKILLVEDDPNFGTVLKDYLALNDYNVTHAKDGIDGLIMFKNAEYDLCILDVMMPRKDGFSLAEDIRTTNKEIPIIFLTAKTLKEDVLRGYQVGADDYLNKPFDSEVLLHKIKAILQRKESEKSKDSEEFEFKIGQFDFNSKLRHLGFNGGEPQKLSPKESKLLRMLAIHKNDLMPRELALTKIWRDDNYFTSRSMDVYIAKLRKYLKTDENVEILNIHGEGFRLIDKS encoded by the coding sequence ATGGGAAGTAAAAAAATTCTACTAGTTGAAGACGATCCTAATTTCGGAACCGTACTTAAAGATTATTTAGCCCTTAATGATTACAATGTAACTCATGCTAAGGATGGAATTGACGGGTTAATTATGTTTAAAAATGCAGAGTATGACCTTTGTATTTTAGATGTTATGATGCCTAGAAAAGATGGTTTTTCATTAGCTGAAGACATCAGAACCACTAACAAAGAAATACCTATTATTTTCTTAACTGCTAAAACATTAAAAGAAGATGTTTTAAGGGGTTATCAAGTGGGGGCTGATGACTACTTAAATAAACCTTTTGATTCTGAAGTACTTTTACACAAAATAAAAGCTATTTTACAACGTAAGGAAAGTGAAAAATCAAAAGATAGTGAGGAGTTTGAGTTTAAAATTGGACAATTTGATTTTAACTCAAAACTTAGACATCTTGGTTTTAACGGTGGTGAACCTCAAAAACTATCACCTAAAGAGAGTAAACTACTTAGAATGTTAGCTATCCATAAAAATGATTTAATGCCTAGAGAGTTAGCATTAACAAAAATATGGAGAGATGATAATTACTTTACATCTAGAAGTATGGATGTATATATTGCCAAACTACGAAAGTATTTAAAAACAGATGAAAACGTTGAAATATTAAATATTCACGGAGAAGGTTTTAGACTAATTGATAAGTCATAA
- a CDS encoding ABC transporter ATP-binding protein codes for METILSIKNLHKNYGKIQAVKDLSFDIQKGNIYGILGPNGSGKSTTLGIILNVVNKTSGTFSWFNGNVSTHNALKKVGAIIERPNFYPYMTAVQNLELICKIKEVTYENIEEKLKIVNLYDRKDDKFKTYSLGMKQRLAIASALLNNPEILILDEPTNGLDPQGIHEIREIIKKIAKNGTTILLASHLLDEVEKVCTHVIVLQKGEKLYNGRVETIIASNGIVEIKTDGNIDSLTNVLKNYHEVASVNIDDDLVIAQLENDISAAVLNKHLFENNISVSHLVKRKPSLEQQFLNLTNNNKTL; via the coding sequence TTGGAAACAATTCTATCAATTAAAAACTTGCATAAAAACTACGGTAAAATTCAAGCTGTAAAAGATTTGTCTTTTGATATACAAAAAGGTAATATCTACGGAATATTAGGACCTAATGGAAGTGGAAAATCAACTACTTTAGGTATCATTTTAAACGTAGTAAATAAAACTTCAGGTACTTTCAGTTGGTTTAATGGCAATGTATCAACTCACAATGCCCTAAAAAAAGTAGGAGCTATTATAGAGCGCCCGAACTTTTACCCATATATGACTGCTGTTCAAAATCTAGAACTGATCTGTAAAATAAAGGAGGTGACTTATGAAAATATTGAAGAAAAACTAAAGATTGTCAATCTATACGATCGTAAGGACGATAAATTCAAAACCTATTCTTTAGGTATGAAACAACGATTAGCTATTGCCTCTGCTTTACTAAATAATCCTGAAATTTTAATCTTAGATGAACCTACTAATGGATTGGATCCTCAAGGAATTCATGAAATAAGAGAAATCATTAAAAAAATTGCTAAAAATGGTACTACCATTCTTCTTGCTTCTCATTTATTAGATGAAGTTGAAAAAGTTTGCACACATGTTATTGTTTTACAAAAGGGCGAAAAGCTCTACAATGGACGTGTAGAAACCATAATAGCCTCAAATGGTATAGTAGAAATTAAAACAGACGGTAACATTGACTCTTTAACTAATGTTTTAAAAAATTATCATGAAGTAGCTAGTGTTAATATAGATGACGATTTAGTTATAGCTCAATTAGAAAACGATATTTCAGCAGCTGTACTAAATAAACATTTATTTGAAAATAACATTTCTGTTTCTCATTTAGTAAAAAGAAAACCAAGTTTAGAACAACAATTTCTAAATTTAACTAACAATAATAAAACATTATAA
- a CDS encoding ABC transporter permease, whose protein sequence is MLRLLSIEFHKLKHNKASRVLSIIYFGLLTSIALIAIIKFNFGVFKFHLAEQGIFNFPYIWHFNTYVAAIFKFFLLMVIVSMMANEYSYKTLKQNLIDGLSKKEFILSKFYTVIAFALVSTIFVFIVSLTLGLIYSDFNEFTIIFSDLDYLLAFFIKLVGFFSFGLFLGILIKRSAFAVAAMIVWYLIEWLIYGLLGWKIVSDWKIAQSIKNFLPLEAMQNLIIEPGSRLGAVKSIANQLGQNFTKDYSVSIFNITIVLVWTIIFIYFSYFLLKKRDL, encoded by the coding sequence ATGCTACGTTTATTAAGTATTGAATTTCATAAATTAAAACATAATAAAGCTAGTAGAGTATTATCTATCATATACTTTGGGCTTTTAACTTCAATTGCCTTAATTGCTATTATTAAATTTAACTTCGGAGTTTTTAAGTTTCACTTGGCAGAACAAGGAATATTTAATTTTCCATATATATGGCACTTTAACACTTATGTTGCTGCAATATTTAAATTTTTCCTACTCATGGTAATTGTTTCTATGATGGCAAATGAATACAGCTACAAAACACTAAAACAAAACCTCATAGATGGATTAAGTAAAAAAGAATTTATCCTCTCAAAATTCTATACCGTAATTGCTTTTGCCTTAGTTTCAACCATTTTTGTTTTTATTGTTTCATTAACTCTAGGCTTAATTTATTCTGATTTCAACGAGTTCACAATTATTTTTTCTGACTTAGATTATTTATTAGCATTTTTTATAAAATTAGTCGGCTTTTTCTCTTTTGGTTTATTCTTAGGAATCCTCATTAAAAGATCAGCTTTTGCAGTTGCAGCTATGATTGTTTGGTATTTGATAGAGTGGTTAATTTATGGGCTTTTAGGCTGGAAAATAGTTTCTGATTGGAAAATCGCACAAAGCATTAAAAACTTCTTGCCTCTAGAAGCAATGCAAAATTTGATAATTGAACCAGGATCAAGACTAGGTGCTGTTAAATCTATAGCAAACCAATTAGGGCAAAATTTCACAAAAGACTATTCAGTAAGTATTTTTAACATCACTATTGTATTAGTTTGGACTATTATCTTTATCTATTTTTCATATTTTTTGTTAAAAAAGAGAGATTTATAG